The Bos taurus isolate L1 Dominette 01449 registration number 42190680 breed Hereford chromosome 18, ARS-UCD2.0, whole genome shotgun sequence nucleotide sequence CACCCCGGGGGTGGATCTGGGGGGGGACCAGCCCCTCCTTCAGGATGTTCCCCCCGCCATGTAGGTGAGCGCCCCAAGGCATTACTTCAGACTTGGGGTGGGCAGTGAGTGGGTGCTCAGGAAGCCAGGGTCTCGGCAGGCCCGGAACCCACCCTGTCCCCCATCTTCTGTGGCTGACGTCTCCTCTGCTCCACTTGACGCCGAAGCCGGGTCAGGACCAGCTCTGAGGCCTGGATCAGGCTGTGCTGTGGGGAacgagaggaggaggaaggaggcggGCAGAGGTGGGATGCAGCTGGAGGGGTACGGGTTACACCACCCCCCTCAAAGCTGGAAGCTTAGCCACGACCAGAGGTTGGAGAGAGGACCACCACGTAGGGGGTGGGAACGGGCCTCCATGATGTGGTGAAGGTCAGACTCAGGGGCATGGCCTTCTGTGAATTTCCAGCAGGAGGGACAAAGCCCAGCCCCAGATGTGTGGGTCTGAGGTTAGAACCTGGGgcggaggggaaggggaagaatcAAAATGAAGGGGAGCTCGAGTTACATGGGAGCAAGGACTGACCACTGAACAGAGGCTGAGGTTAGACCACGGCAGATGGGGACAAAGGTGAGACCCTGGCAGAAAAGGTCAGGCCCACAGGACCAAGAAGGAGCAGACCACAGTGGACAAGAGAGGGATGGAGCCAGACCCGGGTTGGAGGGTCTGAGGTTAGATCCTGAGACAGGGACAGAGTGCAGAGGTCACTGCGCAACGGCTTGAAACAGAACACGGCAAGAGGCTAGTGTATGTGAGCGAGGTGGAGGGGAAGCCCCTTGCACTCTGGCCCAGCCTCAGATCCCTCCTCATCCTTCATTCCATGCACTGTGGTTCAACCTCACGCCTTTTCCCTGGGGCCCGGCCTCTATCTCCATGTGGTCTAATCTGGACCATTCCCCTGATGGCAAGGCTGAAGGAAGAGGCCCCAGCAAAACCTTCAGAGGAGGCAGTAAGGTTAGACTCCAGCAGACAAGCGCTCAGGTGAGGAGCCTGGAGTCAGGCCAGAGGGAGGGGGAAGGCAAACAGCAGATAAGGAGACAGAGATACCTCGTAGCTGAAGGGTGGGTGTCAGGTCACAGGGAGAAGGTCAGAGGTTATACTAcactgtgcttagtagctcagttgtgttcaactctttgcgaccccatggactgtatagcctgctaggctactctgtccatgggattttttaggcaagaatactggagtgggtagccacttcctcctccaggggatcttcccagtccagggatcaaacctgtctcttgagctgtagacggattctttacctgctgagccattggggaaatcTCATCTACATTAGTTGGAGGTTAAATAGAAAGGGATGGTTGTAGGCTGGACCTTGGACCATGGGAATGGGTTGGATGTTAAACCATAAGGGCAGTGAAGCTGATGTGGGAGGGTGAGAGGTCAAAGTACAGGAGAAGGCTGGCCATTTGACAGCAGGTCAAGGGCATGACCGCAGTGGAAAGTTCAGAGGTTAGACCAGAGTGGAAGGGCTCGAGGTTAAACTATGGCAGAAAGCTGGAGACAGGCTGGAAGTGAGATCCTGAGTAGAGTGAAGCGGACCACACATGAGGAAGAGGGGGTGCCTGCAGGGGGAGGGCTGAGGTCAGGGGGCAGTGGGAGGGTACAAATAGCTCAGGGGATGGATCCAGGCTGGGGAAGGGACAGAGTCAGACAGAGTGGGGGCACAGAAGGACAGAAGTGCGGGGGGCTGAGGAAGGCCCGGGGGACGGGGGTGATGGATGCCGCAGCCAAGCCCCCTTCGCCCCTCGCTATGAGGCCCCAGCCCCCTTCTCCTGGACCAAAAGGAGTCACACCCCACGCTCTGCACCCAGGAGGAGGCCTGCAGCCAAGACTGCCCCCCTTGCCCAAAGGTGGCCTCAGGCCCCAGAGCTCCCTCTCCCCTGAGGACACGCCCTCACTAAGGCGGGTGAGAAGTTCCACCTCAGGGCCCCCGGCTACCTGCAGGATGTGCACGCCCTTCAGGGAGACCACGGCCAGCTCGCGCAGGCCGTCCCCGGTCAGGTCCACATGTGCCATGGCCAGCAGGGGGCTGGAGAAGCCCCGCCGCCACAGCAAGCGGAAGCCATGCTGGTCCCCGGGGAGCCCACGCCCGGGGCCACAGTACTTGTAACAGAGCAGCtcctgcaggggtggggggtcagGGTCACACGGTGGGCATCGGGGTCACGGTGGCGGGGAACCAGGGTCACACAGGGGGACTGGAGTCACATGGGGGGATCAGAGTCACACGGGGTTGAGGTCACATAGGGTGGTCAGGGTCACACGGTGGGCGTCAGGGTCACGAGGGGATCAGGGTCACACAGGGGGATGGGGTCACATGGGGGTCAAGGTCACATGGGGGTCAAGGTCACACCGGGGGATCAGGGTCACATAGGGCTCAAGGTCACATTGAGGGGTCGGGGTCACACGGGGGGGTTGGGGTCCCACGAGGGAAGGCAAGCGTGACAGTCCCACCCCTTGGGCCCCACCTGTCCATAGGTGGCCACCAGTACTTCCGGCCGCCCATCCAGATCGATGTCGGTGACCAGGCCACAGAGGACGCTGTCAAACTGGTCGCTGCCCGGCAGGAGAAGCTGGTCTTCGAGCCCCCGGCTCAGCAGGTCGCTGGGGGTCAGAAcacagcaagaagactggagtcaAGTGCAGTGCCTGCCACCCTGAGCACCAGATCCTCACGTGTCAGGTCTGGAGGCTCTGTTCCTGCTGAAGCCTGGACACCCTCGTCTCCAAGCTGACCATCCTCCTATGCACCTAGAGGTGCCCAAGGCATCTCCGATCCGGACACTCACACGGTCCCCTGAAGGTGGGATCATCTCACTCCCATGTGGAAACCCACACCATTCCTTCTGGTGACCCTGTCACCTCCAGTCTGGACACCCGCATAATCCTCTGGAGCCTGAGAGCTCGGACCCAACACTGGACACCTTCACGGCCCACCAAGTATGCACAGCTGGCTTGCACTGGCTCACAGGAGCTGACTGGGACATTTTCAGAAACTCTGAGAGTGTGTTGGCATTGTGTCAGTGACTCGAAATCCCACCGTGGTGAGAGCATTGAAGTGGGCAGACGCTACAAACCAGGGCTTTCTCCCACACAGAGCCAGTGGTTAAATACCTGCAACATGTTCTGTACCCCagggagctttccaggtggtggcaggggtaaaagaacccacctgccaatgcaggtttgacccctggggtgggaagatcccctgaaagagggcatggcaacccattccaatactgttgcctggagaatcccatggacagaggagactggcaggctacggtccatggggatcgcaaagagttggactgaataACCGAGCACACATCCCCATCCCAGATGGGGCTGGACATCTCAGTTCCCACCCCGAGGTCTCAGCACGTCTCCTACAAGTTCTAGATTTAAACACTTGGTGCTTCTCTCCCTGGGACACGGACATCTTTACCCACCCAGCCCTGAACCACCACACCCAAAGCTTTCCTTTCTGCAGAGAATGAACAGGTTAGGCCGTGGTGCAAAGGCATGGGGCCCGCCCGCCCCCATGTGCCCCTCACCGGTACACCACTGCCGGCTCCAACATGCTGGCCACCAGCACGCTGTATTCCTCCCGCTGTGGCCTGTCCTctgtctctggagaaggaacagaGGTGGGGGAGGTGTGAGGGGACAGGTCCCaggtccctcctccccacccctccataCCTGAGAGGAACACAGGTTAGGCTTCTGGTAGAAAGGCTTGACGATGCGTTGGTTACAGGTGGAGGGTTAGAGGTTAGACCACGAGAGGAGGatggaggtcagaggtcaggaGGAGGAACAGGTGTTGGATAACAGTTTAAAAAGCCCAAggttaggggacttccctggtggcccaggaattaagactgtgcttccagtgcagcagatgcaggtttgatccctggttggggaactaagaactaagatcccacatgccatgaggtgcAAAGTCAAGACAAAATTCAAGGTTAGACCACCAGGTTATATGAGAACATGGTTAGATGAGAATATGAAAGTCCTCAGATCACCGTAGGGGTATCAGGAGTAAACCACAGGAGGAGGGATGGAAGACAGACCACAGAGGTCAGACCAAGAGAAACaccaaggacttctctggtggtcctgtggttaagaatctgccttgcaatgcaggagacacaagttggggaactgagatcccacacgccacagagcaaccaagtctgagcgccgcaactagagagtttGTGCGTAGCAAGGAAAGATCCCGTATGCCACAACttagacccaacacagccaaatagagaaagaaaaagaaaaacacgaGAGACGGACAGACCAGAGTAAGAGGAACAGATCAACACGTGGAGGGAAAGGAGAGACCGCGAGTCCGGGGACAGTGCTGAGTCCATGAGAAGAATTTGGGTCTGAATGGCAGCAAGACAAAGAATGCAAGTCCTGAGGCCCGAGATGGGGATCAGGGGAAGTGACACAGAGAGGGGTAAAGgttagagacaccaaggggaaGGTGGAAGTTCAACTCCAGGGTAAAAGGTCAGGTTAAAGGTTAGACCACCACCGGGCTAAGTAGCTGGGAGTGAAATTCAGGAgcgtggggggagggagggggcacagTAACTCCTGGGCCGGAGTGGGGCAcccaggaggaaaggaggaaggaactgTGGGAGCCGGACGTTTAGGGAGAGGGGTACAAACGTGGGTGGGGGGAGCCGAGCCCACGTCCGGAGCTCACCCTCGGGGGCCGAAAGGCTGAACACGATCACTCGGGAAATGGGGCCGTCCTGAATGATGGTCCACGTCTGCAGGACGTCTGTGTGGAGAGCGAGGACTCAGGGCCCCGCCCTCAGCACTGAgtgcccgcccccgccccgggccccacccccaggcctgagagccggccccgcccccaaggccccgcccccagcctggAGCGCCCACCCCGCCCCAAGGCCCCACCCCCAGTCCTGAGCGCCGGCCCCACCCCCAAGGCCCCGCCCCTAAACATGTCCGAGCCCCGCCCCGTCATCACCTCGACTCTGCTGGTCCACGTGGGCGACGCGGACATAACCGCTCTGACAGCCCAGAGCTGAGAGTCGCCGGGATGTGCCGGGCAGATTGTGCACGTCAAGCCACAGGACGCTGGGGGTGGACAGGTGGACAGAGGGGCCCTCGGGTCGTCACCAggtcccagcccccaccctccacctccgCCTCCCTACAAGCATCCACCCTACCCTTCCCCCCAGAAGAGCCTTGGGCCTCCGCTGGGCTTGATTTCCCTAGGGCTCAATTCCCACCACTAGGATTTCTCGGAGCCCGCCTGCCCCGGTCCCTGCTGGCCTGTCGAGGGCTCGCCTACCTACTGGTCAGGTTTGTGAGCTCTGGGAAGAGGTTTTCCACAGGCTGTTCTTCAAACTGATGCAGTCCCTCGTTCTGGGGGAACAGAGACCCACCACCCGCTTGGAGTCAGTGGCTGGTCTCACACACCGCCCCCCCCACGCCCCGACCCCAGTCCACGGTGGCTCCAGCAGGGCTGCCTACCACGCCTCCTCCACCTCACCTCCTTGTACAGATGAATGGCTGGGTCATTCCCACTCAGGAGAAACACGGTCTCCAGTTGATCCCCGACCTGGACCCTGAAAGCAAAAAACTCTAGAACCCCAGTACGGTGGACCTTGAGTGTGGTAGAGTTCGTCAGTTTTAAAACCCTCCTCTTGAAAAAACTCTTGCTTGCGAGAACCCTGTCATTCTAGGCTTCAGACACTGGATCCACAGCGAAGATGCAGAACTGTAGAAACTGACCCCTGAAGAATCACAGGATTGTAGAGCTTTCCAATCTCAGAAACTCAGCACGTTAGAACCTTCTGTTTCTAGAGCCCTCACCTGCTAGAATCTTCATTCTGGATGTGGGTTCAGGAATGAACATGGAGCTCTGAGAATGGGCTGCAGAACCTCAGAACACTAGCATCTCTTTACCCTAGAACCCCAGTGTTCTAgaaattctgttttctgtctccttcAAGACACTAGAACTTTTGGGAATTGCCATCATGATATTCAGACTCAGAATTGGTAGACTATCCAGATCATAGAACCCAGAATATTATGGGTTAGAAACTTCAGTTTCTCAAACTTTCATCTGATAGACCTGAGGTTGGCAAATTATGACCTGCAGGCTAAATCTAACTCACTGTTTTGTTTGgtcatgccacatggcttgcacggtcttagcttcctgaccagggatcgaacccatgccccctgctgtGGGAGTGCAATCTTAACCAagggaccaccaggggagtctctcccctgtttttgtaaataaagttttattggaacacagccacacataTTCATTTATACAGTTTCCATGGCTGCCTTCTTGTTACAGAGGCCAACCTGAGTAGCTGTGAGACAGACTAAATAGAAAATGTTTGGCAACTCCCGTGCTAGAACACTGGTGTTCCAGAATGGGATTCTTATATTTTGGGATCCTAGAACATCAGTACTCGACATGGTCTGTATTCTGTCTCCTTGAGATATGATAATGTTAGGACCTTAATATTACAGAATCTCAGAATCATCAACTGTAGATCTTTCAGATCTTGGAATCTCAGAGCTaataactcaagaaaaaaaaaaaagcatttctggATCTTGGAATGCCTTAATCTAGAATATCAAAACTTAAGAGTTCTACATGTCTGGAAATGAGGCACTCAATTAACCCTCAAATTATCtagttcaggggcttccctggtggttcagacagtaaagaatctgcttgcaatgcaggagatgcaggtgcgatccctgagtcaggaaggtcccctggagaagagaatggctacctactccagtattcttgtctggagaattccatggacagaggagcccggtgggctacagtccatggggtcacaaagagtcggacacgactgagtgactaacaccatcTAGTTCAGGGATTGCAAAATGGTAGCCCATCAGCTGAGTATGGTCCACGGCTACCTTAAATGCATGATGCTCTAAAAAACAAAACGAGTCTGATTGTTTATAGGTAGGTTTGTGGTCTTCAGTATGCTACAGCCTCTGCTCTCTcaacacgcgcgcgcacacacacacacacgtgcgcacatACACTCCTTAATGAATCAAGCCTGTGATTTACTTACTCTGCATGGCATAGTTGGAAAGGAGTGAACTGGAGCTCCAGGTTCAGGCAGCTCTCTGCAGGGGGAGTGGAGGCAGTTAGGTACCGGGGATGGGACTGCATCCCCCACCCTTTCCCCATCCCTCCTTCCCTCCGGGCCACACTTACGGGCAATGGAGTCGAGGTTGTACTCAGAGCCAGGCTCGTAGTCACAGTAAATGTTAAGGAAGGGGCTGCCTTTGTCCCCAGAATCCTGGGAGAGGAGACTGGCCTCAGGGGAAGGCAGAGGTAGCAAGAGGGATTTGGGGAAGACTCAGTAAGGAGGAGAAAACGGATAGATGAATGGGCTCCAGGTACCTTAATGAACGTGATCCCCACAACCAGACCCCGCTTTGGGGGTGACTTGTTGAAGGTGTCAATGGAGACAATCTCTGCATCCACTGGGAGAGGAGAGTTCAAAGTTCACATTTCAGGCAGGCTCGTGACCCCAATATTTCCAACCACGGTGACCCCTGACCTCTAcggctcagtcatctctgaccaCCACAAATTATGACTGTTGGGTCCCAATGGGTCCTGCTCACCATCACCAGGGTAGGAGTAATCCTGGTTTCTGAGTCATCCTGAACCCGAACTACTTCAGGCCCCTATTATCCCTGTCTTCTGACCCCAGTGCCTCCAGATCACCAGCTTCGACCCCCTTCAATCACCATCACCCTGATCCCATTCGCCCATCACGGTGACCTGGGTCAAGACAGAGCCTCAGAAACCTCAACACTACGTTCCGAGCCCCCAGCCCGACGGCGCCACGCACCGGGAATGTAATTGAACTGCAGCTCCTTGGCCACGGGCCGGATTTTCTGTCGGAGGTCTTGGTAGCGGAAGCCTAGCACCTTGCCTTTAAGGGTGGCGGCCAGCAGCTCCCCGCGCCCGCCCGCGCCTCCTGCCAGCCCATACACGTTGCTCTGTGACGAGAAGCGTGTGAAGCTGTCCTCGCGCAGCGGGCAAGGCCCTGCGGCCATGGCCGCCTCCCCCATCATGTCCCTCAACCACTCATTCCCAGAGCCCCCACAGCGGCCTGCTCTACCCGTGGATCGCCGGGCACCCGCGGGGCGCGCAGACCGATTACGTGAAGAAGCTGCCGTCGCTGCCCTTTACAAAGATGGCCGCCAGCCGGGCTGCCCTCCAGACTTTGCTTTAACGCGCTTGCGCGCTCCTGCTTGGTCCTTTTCAGGGCCGAGGCTACTGCGATTTGCAGATGATGACCTAAAGGCTGGACGTGGTAGCCCTTGCTCTGGGATATGCTGAAAGCAGAATAAGAAACACAAAACTAAGTATAACCTTTACATGCCAGGAACTAAGTGCTTATTTATCAATTTACTTAAAACCCACAAGTAGGCAGAGGCAGATACTATGTCTGACCGATCAAGAAATTGAGGCACAAAATAATTTGTCTTAGATCGGCTAGAAGCCGCAGTCAGTATTGGAGCCCAAACAAGATAGCGCCATAGTTTATTGTTTCAATCACAtcactttcaactttttttttttttttgcctcatagTGCTGTATacgggattttagttcccccatcaggcACTGAACCAGACCGTAGGCAGTGAAAGCgctagtcctaaccactggaccaccaggggattctcTACCATCACCTTGAAAGTGGTGAAGTGCATTCTGCTTACCCCAAGGAAACAGTTCTAGCTATCTGTCCTGGCAAATAACCTTCACCTTATTTACTGAAAaagccttggtggctcagatggtaaagaatttgtctacaatgccagagacccgggtttgacctcttggtcaagaagatcccctggagaaaggaatgactatccactccagtattcttgcctggagaattccatggacagaggagcctggtgggctacggtccattgggtcccagagccagacaggactgagcaactaacatttcactttttctttctttactgaaaGCTGACTTTATGTCAGTCATGTTGGCTGATgatctcactgaatcctcacagcTACCCTATTCTTGTTTCccttccttcatttattcaacatgtattgagcacttactctgtgccaagATATCCTTTATGAATTTATCTCAATAAACTCTTGCAACAACCCTGGAAAGAAGTTTATTACCCCAATTTATAGAAAACGAAACGGAGGCTGGGGAAGAATAAATTCCTTGACTGATGCGATAGTAagtgctggagaaaggataaggTCTTCTGGgattcatgtatatatgtgtttgtccTTAGAAGAGCATCAAGGGTGTGGGGACTCTGTGTATACAGGTATGTTATTTCCAGAAGACACGAATTGGCCAGCTGTCCTGGCCACCTTGAATAATATTCTGTCACCTGCTTCCAGGCAGAAAGagaacatgcacacacgcatgcaaatGCAGACTGCAAGACCCATGAAGGCAGTGAGTGGATCTCCTTTGTTCACAGTCAAATCCCCAAAACCTGGACCACAAGGCCTGACATGAAGTGAGCATTTAGTAAATATGTTAAGATCCCCAAACTATGTACCAGACCCTTTGCCAAGCAGCTGGGACACTGTTGCCTAAGAAGCATGAGAAGAGAGTTTTCCAAGGCAGATTTCGATCTGGAAGGTGATGAAAAGAAAGGAGTTTGTGTCAAATGCAGGTCTAGCTATGTTGGTTAGTGCtgtaaccccagggactgtaccaGGGcatggtacacagtaggtgcttaacaGATACTCCGGGATtaaatggggggaggggagtcTTCTTCCACTTCTAAAGAATGTATTCttcaggctttaaaaaaataatctatttggctgtggcaggtcttaatcacagcatgtgggatctagttccccgaccagggttctaacctgtgtctcctgctttggaaggcagactcttaaccactgcaccaccaaggaagtcccttgagCACTTTTAATCTGATTTTAAAGCACAGCCAGGGTTGAAAATCACTACACTACTTAGCCTTATGCAAGTGCCATGGCAGACATTGGTAATCAATCTGAGGTCTCAGGAGTCTTAACTGAGCTCGAGGCAGCCATTATCAATTGATTAAGAGCTGTGGGagaagccggagaaggcaatggcaatccactccagtactcttgcctggaaaatcccatggatggaggagcctggtatgctgcagtccatggggttgctaagagttggacacgactgggcgacttcactttcacgtttccctttcacgcgttggagaaggaaatggcaacccactccagtgttcttgcctggagagtcccagggacaggggagcctggtgggctgccgtctatggggtcgcagagagtcggacacgactgaagcgacttagcagcagcagcagcagcgggagaAGCGGAgggggacagaggagcagggcagAGTGTCACATAGAGGCCACTCTCTTGACACAGGGCGAGCCTGAACCTCTCTCGAGCTCCTTCCAGGCTCGAGGCTGGAGCAGCTCTCTGGGGAGCCTGCCCTGGTTTCCCAGGCAGCCCCAGTTCACATCCTGATGTCATACCAGTGACACCAAGTCCACCTTCTGGCACTGGCCCTCCTCTGGCTGTCCTCCCACCCCCAGTGGGGACTGGCCTGGCCCAGGGCCGGCTGGAGGCACGCACACACCAGGCCGTCCACTAACAGAGAGGTCCACGTGCTGGatcaggaggaggaggtggttgggccctgccctccttccctgGGCAGAGGGCTCCTGCTGTTTGcgctcccccccacacacacacccacctgtCCCCCTGATCCACCTGCCAAAGCCGCTCCCTCCCCCGCCTCTGACAGATGGAACAGTGCCACTGGGGCTTCCGGCCTTccctccagggaagcccggaTGTGGGGTGTGAGGCTGGGAGACTTGGTGTGCCTCCTCCACCGTTTATTTTTTggccttggcttccctggtggctcaggtggtaaagaatctgtctgcaatacaggagacgggttccatccctgggttgggaagatcccccggagaaggaaatggcaacccactccagtattcttgcctgggaaatcccatggatagaggagcctggcgggctacagtccatggggtcgcagaggccCTGGtagtgactgagtgactcacacacacacgcctcatagactacaggatcttagttccccaaccagggactgcaCCCATGTTCTCTGCaatgaaagcatgaattcttaaccaatggaccacctgggaagccccctccacccatttttaaaaacacatggctgcatcaggtcttagtcgtGCCACGCATCATCTTCGTTACAGCTCCttggcttagctgccccacagcctgtgggatcttagttccccgaccagggattgaaccagtgccccctgcactgaaaggtggattctaaccactggaccatgagggaagcccctccacCCCTCTGTATGCTGCACACATCCTCCTGCCAGCTCTGAGTTGGAGGGGGGCACTGCCATCCATCATCCCAGCTAAGGAAGCCAGGGTCCAGAGGGCCCAGGCCTCAAGACCCCAAGCCCGTGGCCCCTCCCCAGACCCACCATGCTGGGCCTCCCCTCCGGGAGGCTCTGACCCAGCACATCCTGCCAGGCAAGACTGCCCTCTTGTTGCCTGCAAAGGGTGCCCAGAGCCCAAGCAGGGTGATGGGGGGTGGTCAGGAGGGCCAAGAAGATGGGACACAGGCCTGAGGGTGAGGGGGAAAAAGAGGGGCAGAAACGTGAGGAGGAGGAGACTCGAGCACAAGCGttgtcttttatttccttcctcgGGTAGCGGCGgcttcccaccaccaccacctggaaGCGCAGGGAGGAGACGGAGGGGTGGGCATGGGGACGACCCTCGCAGCTCCAGGGCTGGGTCCATCCTGAGAGGTCGGGGCTGCAGGAGGCAGGGGGCTCCCAGTGCGGG carries:
- the KPTN gene encoding KICSTOR complex protein kaptin isoform X1, with amino-acid sequence MMGEAAMAAGPCPLREDSFTRFSSQSNVYGLAGGAGGRGELLAATLKGKVLGFRYQDLRQKIRPVAKELQFNYIPVDAEIVSIDTFNKSPPKRGLVVGITFIKDSGDKGSPFLNIYCDYEPGSEYNLDSIAQSCLNLELQFTPFQLCHAEVQVGDQLETVFLLSGNDPAIHLYKENEGLHQFEEQPVENLFPELTNLTSSVLWLDVHNLPGTSRRLSALGCQSGYVRVAHVDQQSRDVLQTWTIIQDGPISRVIVFSLSAPEETEDRPQREEYSVLVASMLEPAVVYRDLLSRGLEDQLLLPGSDQFDSVLCGLVTDIDLDGRPEVLVATYGQELLCYKYCGPGRGLPGDQHGFRLLWRRGFSSPLLAMAHVDLTGDGLRELAVVSLKGVHILQPDPGLRAGPDPASASSGAEETSATEDGGQGGFRACRDPGFLSTHSLPTPSLK
- the KPTN gene encoding KICSTOR complex protein kaptin, whose protein sequence is MMGEAAMAAGPCPLREDSFTRFSSQSNVYGLAGGAGGRGELLAATLKGKVLGFRYQDLRQKIRPVAKELQFNYIPVDAEIVSIDTFNKSPPKRGLVVGITFIKDSGDKGSPFLNIYCDYEPGSEYNLDSIAQSCLNLELQFTPFQLCHAEVQVGDQLETVFLLSGNDPAIHLYKENEGLHQFEEQPVENLFPELTNLTSSVLWLDVHNLPGTSRRLSALGCQSGYVRVAHVDQQSRDVLQTWTIIQDGPISRVIVFSLSAPEETEDRPQREEYSVLVASMLEPAVVYRDLLSRGLEDQLLLPGSDQFDSVLCGLVTDIDLDGRPEVLVATYGQELLCYKYCGPGRGLPGDQHGFRLLWRRGFSSPLLAMAHVDLTGDGLRELAVVSLKGVHILQHSLIQASELVLTRLRRQVEQRRRQPQKMGDRVGSGPAETLAS